Genomic window (Candidatus Zixiibacteriota bacterium):
CTTCAGGACGGTCCACCCCATCCCGCCCGCCGGGTCCAACAGGGAACTCAGCGGACTCTCCCTGGGAATCTGCGGCGGCAGGATCTCGCCGGTGTCCTTCCCGGCCTCCGCGGTCTGAGGTGACTCGGTGCTCTTACGGGTCGTGTCGGCCTTGAAGAGCTCCTCGAGGACATCCTTTTTCTCCCCCGCCGTATCGGTCATGAGAGCGGGCTCCGTTGTCGTGTCGACACCGGCAGCGGCCTCCAGCGTGCGGTCGATACGATCCAGAATCAACTGCGCCTGCTCCGGCGACTCGGTGAGTTTGAACTCGAGTTGGGCGGTGCGCCCGATCAGCTCCTGGGCGCGCTCGACATCACTGATCCCCGGCAACTCGACGACAATCCGATCCTGCCCCTGCACTTGGATCACCGGCTCTGTCACGCCGAATTGGTCGACCCGGTTGCGCAGGATCTCTTTGGCCCGATCGACCGCGTCCTTCGCCTCATCGGGGTTCAACTTCGAGCGATCGACCTGGAGGACAACGCGCATGCCGCCCTTGAGGTCGAGCCCCAGCTTCATGACCTTCTTCTGAAGATTGACCCATCCCTTCGGGTCGTACCGGGCCATCTCGTCACGTTCCGACGGAGCCATCTGCCAGAAACGAATGGTGGGGTACATGTACCAGAGCGACCCCACCATGAGAAACGCCGTCAGACCGATCTTCCAGGCTTGTCCTCGTGCCATCGCCGTATCCTGTCTTCCTTCAACTCTTGTAGAGTGAGACGCTTCCGGCTGGCGGCTCCACGGTCGCTTCTGCCGGAAAAACAGACGCGCAATATACGACCGATTCCCACATTGTCAAACCTTTAGGCCCGATGGCCGAGCGGCCACACCGGCCTACCGCAGTCGACCGCGAGCCGCTTGGGACGGACCCCAACTGCTTATCTGACAATGAACTGGCGCTTGGTCAAGAGGGTCTATAGAATCGCGTTCCCCGTCCGTCAAAGCGCTTCAACGACCCGCCGTCCCGGCGTATATTCCTTCCCTGCTAATTGGGACCCGATGCTTCCCAAGGAGGACCAATGCCGAATGTCTGTCACCGTGTGAGGGGCTTGTGGGTGTCGCTGGCAATGCTCGTGGGATCGATATGGACAATCCCAACGATGGCGACCAGTCCGCCGGTAGCGCCGACCACCGGCTACCGCATGCCCAACGGACTGGAAGTGATCCTCAAGGAGAACCACTCCAGCCCGATGATCGCTTCGATCGTCTTCGTGCGCTCCGGTGCGAAGTATGAGACCGAATTCAACAACGGCGTCACGCATTTCCTCGAGCACCTGTTGTTCGACGGTACCGCGCGCCGCACCCAGGAGGAGATCTCCGACCGCATCAAGAACCTCGGCGGCTACATCAACGCCTTCACGCGCAAGGAGGTGACCGCCTACATGTCGCTAATCCCGGCCGAGTACATCGCCGAGGCGCTCGACATCCAGCAGGACATGCTGTTCCATTCGATCTTTCCGGAAGACCGCTTTCCCAAGGAACGCAACATCGTCATCGAGGAGATGCGCAAGGACAACGACTCCCCCGACAACATCGTGGAGGCGTTCTACGACCGCTGGGCCTACGCCGGCAGTCCCTACGCCCGTCCGGTGATCGGCTACGAGAATCTCATCGCCACCATTCCCCGCGCGGAAGTGATCGACTATTACCATACGTACTACCAGCCGGGGAACATGATCCTTCTGGTGATCGGCGACTTCGACACCCCGGCGATGCAGACGCTGTTGGAGCAGACATACGGTCAACACCCGGCTCGACAGATTCCGCCGCGGGCGGCGATCACCGTCCCGCCGATCGTGGGACGCACCGTCCAGCGCACGACCGCCGATGTCGGCGAAACGCGGGTCGACGTGCACCTGCGGCTCCCGGTCTATTCCGATCCGGCCTACTGTCCTCTGGCACTCTGGACCGAAATCCTCAATGACCGGACGCTCTCGCCCCTGCAAAAGGCCCTCGTCGAGGGGAAAGATGCGCCGGCGACCAGCGTCAGTACCGCCTTGGAGACACAAGCCGAGTTCTCGGCGCTGCGCATCAGCGTCGCCACCGACCAACCGGCCAATGCCGACCGCATCGTCTCCGCAATCGATGAGACCATGCGCCGTCTCCCGCAGTTCGCCATCACAGCCGATGATATCCACGTGTTGACGACCCGTCTGGTGGTCGAGGACGTCTTCCTGCGGGAGAAACTGCACTACTACGCGATCATGAAGGCACCGATGCTGGCGGTCACGGGCTATGATTTCATGGACCAGTTGCCCACGCGCATGGCCCAGGTCACGCCAGCGGCGCTGCAGCAGGCCGCCGCCAAGCACCTCACCGGCGACAACTCGGTGATCACCATCGTGACGCCGCCGGACACGACCGCCGCCAGAACGGACGCACAGAAACCATCACAACGCTCGATCTACGAGAAACGCGTATTGGGCAACGGCCTGACCGCCATCGTGAAGAGCAATCCCGACTCGCGTGTCTTCGCCGTCAACATCCTGGGCCAGTATCGGTCGGCGTTGGAGCCGGAAGGGGAGACGGGGATCTCGGACTTCGTCAACCGCATGCTGGTCAGCGGAACCCCGACGATGAGCAAGGATCAGATCGGACGCGCGCTCACCGCCATCGGCGCGGAGTTGACCACGAACGACAACCCGTACATCCCGTACGATGACCGCTACACGACGCCGCAGTTCACTTTCATCAAGTTTGCCACGATCGATGATTACGCCGCCAAGGGGGCGGCGTTGCTGGCCGACCTCGTCGGACATGCATCGTTCCCGCCCGAAGAAGTCGAACTGACCAAGCGCCAGGTGATGGGGATTCTGGGCATGGAACAGGGGTCGACCGGCCAGAGCTGCCGGGCGTTGTTCTACAAGACGTTGTTTGGCGATGGCCCGTATGGGCACACGATCCTCGGCTCCCCGCAGACGGTCGGCACGTTCACTTCCGAGGACTTGCAGCAGCATCGCGGCACTCTGTACGCACCGGCGAACATCCTTTTGACATGCGCAACCAACCTGACTCCCACCGCCGCGTTCGCACTCCTGGACTCGACATTTGGCCGGCTCCCGGCGGGGACACCGCCATCCATCAGCGGCATTCCCGCGCCGACACCGCCGACCGGTGTCGTCAAGCAGCACAAACCGATGCAGAAGGAGCAGGTTTACATCTACATGGGCGGCCCCCTGCCGGGCGCGGCCGATCCGGATGCCGCGGCGATCATGGTCGCGGCTCAGATTCTCTCGGCCCGCCTGGGGGATGAACTGCGGGAAAAGAAGGGGTGGGCGTACTCCGTGGGCGCCGCCGTCGGCTTCGATCGCGACTTCGGCTGGTATGTCTGCACGATGGGCACAGGGAAAGCCAACTACGACTCTGCTCAAGCCGGGATTGTGGCACAGATTCGCCGCCTGCAAACTGAGCCGGTCAGCACCGCCGAGCTGGAGACCGCACAGAACACGCTGTGGGGGTCATCGCTGACGGCGCGGCTGTCGCGCGTCAATCAGGCGTATTATATGGGCGTCGATGAGTTTCTCGGTCGCGGCTACGACGACAGCGACTACATGGCCGAGCATGTGCGCCAAGTGACGGTCCCGGATGTGCTGCGCGTGGCCAAGAACCACTTCAGCACCGAGAACCACATCTTGGCCACCGTGGGGAAGTTGGAGTAGAGCACAGATTCGGGAGCGCCCAGACAATGACACCGCTCAAAGACAAGACCATCCTCATTACCGGCGCCTCGGCGGGCATCGGTGCGGCGACCGCACATGCCTTCGCGCGCGAGGGAGCGCGTCTGATCCTGGCCGCAAGACGCATGGATCGATTACAGGGACTCGCCGAGGAATTGAAACAGTCCCACGACACGGAGGCCATCTGCTTGCGTCTCGATTTGCGGCAGCACAAGTCGGTCGGAAGCGAGCTGGACAAGCTACCGGACAATTGGCGCGGCATCGATATCCTGGTCAACAACGGCGGCCTGTCGCGCGGGTTGGACAAGTTGCACGGAGGGAATCCGGACGATTGGGATGAGATGATCGACGTGAACATCCGGGGGCTCCTGGCGGTCAGCCGCGCGGTGATTCCCTGGATGGTCAAGCGCGGCAGCGGGCACGTGATCAACCTCGGCTCGATCGCCGGGCACGAAGTCTATCCCAACGGCAATGTCTATTGTGCCACCAAGTTCGCCGTCCGGGCACTGACCAAGGGGATGATGCTCGATCTGTTTGGGACGCCGATCCGTGTGACATCGATCGATCCGGGGATGGTGGAGACGGAGTTCAGTCTGGTCCGCTTTCACGGCGACCGCGAGCGCGCTGCCAAGGTCTACAAAGGGACGACACCGTTGACCGGCGACGATGTTGCCGAAGCCATTGTCTGGGCCGCCAATCGACCGGCGCACGTCAACATCGCCGAGATGCTCATCCTGCCGACCGTGCAGCGTTCGACCGGGCTGCTGTATCGGGAGACATGAGTACCTGTAGTCGAACGCAAGCGTGGTGATGTCATGTCGAGCGACTTGTCCCGAGCGAAGCCGAGGGAAGCGAGACATCTGCTTTTTCCCCCACCGGGACCTGCAAAACAGCAGACCCCTCACTTCGTTCGGGGTGACAGGCAAGAGACGCCAAGCGTGGCAGGGCGAAGCTCCTGCTGAGCCGTTGTTCGTCTTCGTAGACAGGACACGGCGGCTCGGCGGGAGCCTCGCCCTCCCGATACCATGAAAGGTTGAACCGTCACACGTCCATAGGAGGAACCGCATGGCCAAGAAGATCACCATAAAGTACTGCAACGAGTGAAACTATCAGCCCCGGGCTGCCAGTCTGGCGGCCGAGATCAAGGACCGGCTCCAGATCGATCCCGAGTTGATTCCCGGTTCCGGAGGGGTTTTTGACGTCAAAGTCGACGGCCGGCTGATCTTCTCCAAGGCCGTGGCCGGACGATTCCCGGAAACGGCGGAGATTCTGGACGCTATCAAATGAGGGTGCGCCCATCAGCATGCCGACCGTGAGTACCAACGCGCAACTCGTCGACGCCTACAATCTGTGCGAGGAGGTTGCAGGCCGCGACAAGCCGCACCTGTACGCGGCGGCCCAGTCGTTCGCCTGGCCCGAGACACGCCGCGCCTTCGCCGCCACCTATGCCTCGATGCGCGTCATTGACGACTTCATCGATGACATCCCGCACCGTGCCACAATCGCCGCATCCTCACGTGCTGGGGCCGCCCGGTACCTCGATGATTGGCTGGCGCGGGTCCGGCAGGCCCAATCCGGGACGCACGACTCTCCGGGCATTTGGGCGGCGCTCGCTGACACATTCGGGCGCTTCGAATTGCCGATGACACCGTGGGAGGAACTCGGCCGGGCGATGCGCAGCGACCTGACAACACCGGCGTTTCGTGACTGGGACCATCTGCGCGGATACATGGCCGGAGCCTCGGTGGCACCGGCCGTCGTATTCATGCACCTGGTGCTCATGCAGCCGCAGATCGATCACACCGATGGCCGCTTTCGCTCCCCCTGGCCCTACGAGCGCGTCGTCGACGCCGCTGAGGACCTGGCCATCTTCTGTTACTGGGTCCACATCCTGCGCGATGTCGCCACCGATCTGACACAAGGCGGCAGCGGCCTGGTGTATCTCCCACAAGATGACCTCCGACGATTCGGCCTGTCGGTTGCCGATCTGCATCGCATGCGCGCCGCCAACGCGGCGACCGAATCGTACCGACAACTGGCCCGGTATGAGGCGGAGCGAGCCAGAGACCACCTCCGACGGGGTCGCGCCCATTTACCCGAGCTTCTCGCAGTCGCCCCTGCAGGCAACGCACAGGCGCTGACCCGGCTCGTGGACACCTATGTCGCTGTCTTGCAGGGCCTTGTCGACATCGACTTCGATGTCTTCGCCACCGCTACGACCTGACGATCCCCCAAATCGACGGAATCCTCGCTGGGTGTCGCAGTTCGGCTAATCAAAGCCGCACTTCGTTGCCGACATAACATGTAGATGCCGACAGAGATCGCGACAGCGCCATGGCCGGTGCGGGAAACTGAGTTCGACGCAGCCGATGATCGCGTTTCCCGCGTGACGCACACCCCGGGAGCCGCCCTTCAGTTGCACGACATCAGAGCCCGGCTCGCCGTGACCATGCAGTCGGCCGACCTTCGTTGCCGGTCCGGTTTGGGTGCAGTCATTGATGTCGTGCGCCAATGCGTGCAATGCCGGGCCGTCGCCATTCGACTCATCGATCAGGAAGGGCACGCGCCCTTCGAGGTCGATCTCGGATTCCCGGAGCACTTCTGCTCACGTCGCAATCTCCTCAGTCTCTCCCGCGACCGGTGTCTGTGCACCCAAGTCCTGACGGAGACGGTCGATCCGGAGTGCCCCGGGAGGACTCCCAGCGGTTCGCTGGTCTTCGGCACCGCCGCTGAACTCCGATTCGCGCACAGTCACCTTCCCGATCAGCCCGCGCACCTGTTCTGCCCCGATCCCGATTTCGCCTCGATGGCGTTGGTTCCGGTTCGTGGCGCCGGATTCCCACTCGGTCTGATTCACTGCGCCGATCCCCGGCCCCACCACTTCCATCCTGCGCGCATCGCGATCCTGGAAGCGATGGCCGGGGAAATCGGTCGCGCCCTGTTCTTCGACTCGATTTGGCCATCACCGTGGACACCATCGGGCGCAGCGGAATCACCGGCATCCTGCCCGATGTGCGGACGGCTTCGCGTCCGCGGCGGCTGGGAAGATCGAGCACACCGGGACTTACAGGGGACCTCCTGGTCAGTTCGACCCGCGCGACATGTCCTCTGTCCCCACTGCCTGGCCAGCCAGGTCCCCATCTAAGGCAATATCGACCTCCGATACCGGCCGCACGGGCGGCGGCTCTACGCGCGCGGCGAGCGCGGAGACATCTCACCGCGTCT
Coding sequences:
- a CDS encoding pitrilysin family protein, which produces MATSPPVAPTTGYRMPNGLEVILKENHSSPMIASIVFVRSGAKYETEFNNGVTHFLEHLLFDGTARRTQEEISDRIKNLGGYINAFTRKEVTAYMSLIPAEYIAEALDIQQDMLFHSIFPEDRFPKERNIVIEEMRKDNDSPDNIVEAFYDRWAYAGSPYARPVIGYENLIATIPRAEVIDYYHTYYQPGNMILLVIGDFDTPAMQTLLEQTYGQHPARQIPPRAAITVPPIVGRTVQRTTADVGETRVDVHLRLPVYSDPAYCPLALWTEILNDRTLSPLQKALVEGKDAPATSVSTALETQAEFSALRISVATDQPANADRIVSAIDETMRRLPQFAITADDIHVLTTRLVVEDVFLREKLHYYAIMKAPMLAVTGYDFMDQLPTRMAQVTPAALQQAAAKHLTGDNSVITIVTPPDTTAARTDAQKPSQRSIYEKRVLGNGLTAIVKSNPDSRVFAVNILGQYRSALEPEGETGISDFVNRMLVSGTPTMSKDQIGRALTAIGAELTTNDNPYIPYDDRYTTPQFTFIKFATIDDYAAKGAALLADLVGHASFPPEEVELTKRQVMGILGMEQGSTGQSCRALFYKTLFGDGPYGHTILGSPQTVGTFTSEDLQQHRGTLYAPANILLTCATNLTPTAAFALLDSTFGRLPAGTPPSISGIPAPTPPTGVVKQHKPMQKEQVYIYMGGPLPGAADPDAAAIMVAAQILSARLGDELREKKGWAYSVGAAVGFDRDFGWYVCTMGTGKANYDSAQAGIVAQIRRLQTEPVSTAELETAQNTLWGSSLTARLSRVNQAYYMGVDEFLGRGYDDSDYMAEHVRQVTVPDVLRVAKNHFSTENHILATVGKLE
- a CDS encoding SDR family oxidoreductase, whose amino-acid sequence is MTPLKDKTILITGASAGIGAATAHAFAREGARLILAARRMDRLQGLAEELKQSHDTEAICLRLDLRQHKSVGSELDKLPDNWRGIDILVNNGGLSRGLDKLHGGNPDDWDEMIDVNIRGLLAVSRAVIPWMVKRGSGHVINLGSIAGHEVYPNGNVYCATKFAVRALTKGMMLDLFGTPIRVTSIDPGMVETEFSLVRFHGDRERAAKVYKGTTPLTGDDVAEAIVWAANRPAHVNIAEMLILPTVQRSTGLLYRET
- a CDS encoding SelT/SelW/SelH family (seleno)protein: MAKKITIKYCNEUNYQPRAASLAAEIKDRLQIDPELIPGSGGVFDVKVDGRLIFSKAVAGRFPETAEILDAIK
- a CDS encoding GAF domain-containing protein is translated as MPTEIATAPWPVRETEFDAADDRVSRVTHTPGAALQLHDIRARLAVTMQSADLRCRSGLGAVIDVVRQCVQCRAVAIRLIDQEGHAPFEVDLGFPEHFCSRRNLLSLSRDRCLCTQVLTETVDPECPGRTPSGSLVFGTAAELRFAHSHLPDQPAHLFCPDPDFASMALVPVRGAGFPLGLIHCADPRPHHFHPARIAILEAMAGEIGRALFFDSIWPSPWTPSGAAESPASCPMCGRLRVRGGWEDRAHRDLQGTSWSVRPARHVLCPHCLASQVPI
- a CDS encoding squalene/phytoene synthase family protein, translated to MSTNAQLVDAYNLCEEVAGRDKPHLYAAAQSFAWPETRRAFAATYASMRVIDDFIDDIPHRATIAASSRAGAARYLDDWLARVRQAQSGTHDSPGIWAALADTFGRFELPMTPWEELGRAMRSDLTTPAFRDWDHLRGYMAGASVAPAVVFMHLVLMQPQIDHTDGRFRSPWPYERVVDAAEDLAIFCYWVHILRDVATDLTQGGSGLVYLPQDDLRRFGLSVADLHRMRAANAATESYRQLARYEAERARDHLRRGRAHLPELLAVAPAGNAQALTRLVDTYVAVLQGLVDIDFDVFATATT